One part of the Trichoplusia ni isolate ovarian cell line Hi5 chromosome 2, tn1, whole genome shotgun sequence genome encodes these proteins:
- the LOC113505314 gene encoding uncharacterized protein LOC113505314, with protein MPEVKLEEVRRFMEDALKSVGAPESEARAHADLLMHADTVGHYSHGLNRLEFYVNDCQSGSCIPAAQPVILKESGATAWVDGNNALGATVGNFCMNIAIKKAKECGVGWVSAKRSNHFGMAGYWALQAERQGLIGLALTNSSPILVPTRSKQRSLGTNPIAMAAPASEGDKLVVDMASTTVALGKIEIQIHKEEPIPEGWALGPDGKPTTDANEAFQAGMLMPLGGEEKTSGYKGYALGAMVEAFCSGLSGSKSSHNIRNWELSSAQGPPDLGQCFAATDPSFAERIADCLNTWRNLEPVEPSLPVLAPGDKEQMTREKIKAKGTVFYPQKQVDTMETMTKRIGIKPLQTA; from the exons ATGCCTGAAGTGAAGCTGGAGGAGGTCCGTCGGTTTATGGAGGACGCCCTCAAGTCTGTGGGCGCTCCCGAGTCGGAGGCGAGGGCCCACGCGGACCTGCTGATGCACGCCGACACGGTGGGACATTACAGCCATGGACTGAACCGACTTG AATTCTACGTAAACGACTGCCAATCAGGTTCATGCATACCGGCTGCTCAACCAGTCATCCTTAAGGAGTCTGGTGCCACCGCTTGGGTGGACGGTAACAACGCCCTCGGGGCTACTGTCGGCAACTTCTGCATGAACATCGCCATCAAGAAGGCTAAGGAATGCGGCGTTGGATGGGTGTCTGCCAAGC GGAGCAATCACTTTGGAATGGCTGGGTACTGGGCGTTACAAGCCGAGCGTCAAGGTCTCATTGGTTTGGCTTTGACCAACTCTTCGCCCATTTTGGTCCCCACAAGATCTAAACAG aggtCTCTAGGTACAAATCCTATTGCTATGGCGGCGCCTGCATCAGAAGGTGATAAACTGGTAGTGGATATGGCTTCCACCACTGTTGCTCTGGGAAAA ATTGAAATACAGATCCACAAAGAAGAGCCAATACCTGAGGGATGGGCTTTGGGACCCGATGGGAAACCTACTACTGACGCTAATGAA GCGTTTCAAGCTGGTATGCTCATGCCACTGGGTGGTGAGGAGAAGACAAGTGGGTACAAGGGTTATGCCCTCGGCGCAATGGTTGAGGCTTTCTGTAGCGGATTATCTG GATCCAAGTCATCACATAACATACGTAACTGGGAGTTGTCCAGTGCTCAAGGTCCACCAGATCTCGGGCAGTGCTTCGCCGCTACAGACCCGAGCTTTGCCGAGAGGATCGCTGATTGTCTGAACACCTGGAGGAACTTAGAACCG GTTGAGCCCTCTCTACCCGTATTAGCACCGGGAGATAAAGAGCAGATGACAAGGGAGAAGATCAAAGCTAAAGGAACGGTCTTCTATCCGCAGAAGCAAGTAGACACCATGGAAACAATGACCAAGAGGATCGGTATTAAACCTCTTCAAACTGCTTAA
- the LOC113505325 gene encoding uncharacterized protein LOC113505325 — protein MYVNDIISGACKPNNEPEVLKESASTAWIDANNVLGATASHFAMDIAIKKAKETGVAWVTVKGSNHNGMAGFWAQKAADKGLIGMAFTNTSPLLAPTRSKQSALGTNPISVVAPASQGESFYLDMATTAVAVGKIEMQRRKGEPLPAGWAQGPDGRETRDADLAFETGCLMPLGGGEGTSGYKGFGLAAMVELFCGISAGANYGHHVRSWSHSGDGGPANLGHCFVAVDPKCFAPGFGDRLAESIQHWRQLEPTDPNLPVLAPGDKEKKAAADADASGTVSFVKQQIESSAALAARLKVKPMEIELEK, from the exons ATGTACGTCAACGACATCATCAGCGGTGCGTGCAAGCCCAACAACGAGCCTGAGGTACTGAAGGAGTCTGCGTCGACAGCCTGGATCGACGCCAACAACGTGCTCGGAGCCACAGCCAGTCACTTCGCTATGGATATAGCTATAAAGAAGGCCAAGGAGACAGGAGTAGCGTGGGTCACCGTCAAGG ggTCTAATCACAATGGCATGGCTGGTTTCTGGGCGCAAAAGGCGGCAGACAAAGGACTGATAGGAATGGCTTTCACCAACACCTCCCCTCTCCTGGCGCCAACGAGGAGCAAACAG TCAGCATTGGGCACGAATCCGATTTCCGTGGTGGCTCCAGCGTCTCAAGGAGAATCTTTCTATCTTGACATGGCAACAACTGCGGTCGCTGTTGGAAAG attgaaATGCAACGTCGGAAAGGGGAGCCACTGCCCGCCGGTTGGGCGCAAGGACCTGATGGCAGAGAAACACGAGATGCGGATCTG GCATTCGAAACTGGTTGTCTGATGCCGTTAGGAGGTGGCGAGGGGACCTCCGGTTACAAAGGATTTGGTCTCGCAGCAATGGTGGAGCTGTTCTGTGGAATATCTGCTG GTGCCAACTACGGCCATCACGTGCGGTCGTGGTCACACAGCGGTGACGGCGGGCCTGCTAACCTAGGGCACTGCTTCGTAGCTGTCGACCCTAAGTGCTTCGCTCCTGGTTTCGGAGACCGGCTCGCCGAAAGCATACAGCATTGGAGACAGCTGGAACCG ACGGACCCTAACCTGCCAGTGCTGGCTCCAGGAGACAAGGAGAAGAAGGCAGCAGCCGATGCCGACGCCTCAGGCACAGTCTCCTTCGTCAAGCAACAAATTGAGTCCAGTGCCGCCTTAGCAGCAAGACTAAAAGTGAAACCCATGGAAATAGAATTGGAAAAATAG
- the LOC113505333 gene encoding uncharacterized protein LOC113505333, translating to MPEVKLEEVRRFMEDALKSVGAPESEARAHADLLMHADTVGHYSHGLNRLEFYVNDCQTGTCIPAAKPVILKESGATAWVDGNNALGATVGNFCMNIAIKKAKECGVGWVSAKQSNHYGMAGYWALQAEREGLIGLAFTNSSPIMVPTRSKQRALGTNPIAMAAPASGGDKLVVDMASTTVAMGKIEVQIHKEEPIPEGWALGTDGRPTTDSKAAFQAGMLMPLGGEEKTSGYKGYALSAMVEVFCSGLSGSKSTHNIRNWELSSAQGPPDLGQCFAAINPSCFAPGFAERIADCLNTWRNLEPVDPSLPVLAPGDKEQMTSEKTKAKGTVFYPQKQIETMEAMAKRIGIKPLQTV from the exons ATGCCTGAAGTGAAGCTGGAGGAGGTCCGTCGGTTTATGGAGGACGCCCTCAAGTCTGTGGGGGCTCCCGAGTCGGAGGCGAGGGCCCACGCGGACCTGCTGATGCACGCCGACACGGTGGGACATTACAGCCATGGATTAAACCGACTTG AATTCTACGTAAACGACTGCCAAACGGGAACGTGCATACCGGCTGCTAAGCCAGTCATCCTTAAGGAGTCTGGTGCAACCGCGTGGGTGGACGGTAACAACGCCCTAGGGGCTACTGTCGGCAACTTCTGCATGAACATCGCCATCAAGAAGGCTAAGGAATGCGGCGTTGGATGGGTTTCCGCAAAGC AGAGTAACCACTACGGCATGGCTGGGTACTGGGCGTTGCAAGCGGAGCGTGAGGGTCTCATTGGTTTAGCTTTCACCAACTCTTCACCTATCATGGTTCCCACCAGATCCAAACAG AGGGCGTTAGGAACAAATCCCATTGCTATGGCAGCGCCCGCGTCAGGAGGTGATAAGCTTGTAGTGGATATGGCGTCCACCACTGTAGCTATGGGAAAG ATTGAAGTACAGATCCACAAAGAAGAGCCAATACCTGAGGGTTGGGCTTTGGGAACTGACGGGAGACCAACAACTGACTCCAAAGCA GCGTTCCAAGCTGGTATGCTGATGCCACTGGGTGGCGAGGAGAAGACTAGTGGCTACAAGGGTTATGCCCTCAGCGCAATGGTTGAGGTTTTCTGTAGCGGATTATCTG GATCCAAGTCGACACATAACATACGTAACTGGGAGTTGTCGAGTGCTCAAGGTCCGCCAGACCTCGGGCAGTGTTTCGCCGCCATAAACCCGAGCTGCTTCGCACCCGGCTTTGCTGAGAGGATCGCTGATTGTCTGAACACCTGGAGGAACTTAGAACCG GTTGACCCCTCTCTACCCGTCTTAGCACCAGGAGATAAGGAACAGATGACAAGTGAGAAGACCAAAGCTAAAGGAACGGTCTTCTATCCGCAGAAACAAATAGAAACCATGGAAGCAATGGCCAAGAGGATCGGTATTAAACCTCTTCAAACGGTGTAG